Proteins from a single region of Punica granatum isolate Tunisia-2019 chromosome 8, ASM765513v2, whole genome shotgun sequence:
- the LOC116187150 gene encoding salicylate carboxymethyltransferase-like, with amino-acid sequence MNVESVLRMNPGHEPNSYARNSTHQRNVLFKTMPIVKERVSALYRKAIFPKYFALADLGCASGPNSLLAISWIIEAISGLCSQTGRSLPEVLVFLNDLPGNDFKTVLSSLPSFYENLKEKNRVEINCYVSAMPGSFYGRLFPSRSLHFVHSSYSVHWLSQVPELPEQNKGSIYMASTSPSSVFQAYIKQFQKDFTNLLSSRAEEIVPGGEMVLILIGRSIPDPTSKDCCLLFWWLSRSLVEMADQGLVEAADIDSFNLPFYTPYKHEVRDVVEEEGSFTINHLETFVVNWDPFCHEDDESYVFDKLKSGRNVADCIRSVTEPILRSHFGEGLMMDDLFERHARLVGEHLSVEKTKHFNIAVSMTRK; translated from the exons ATGAACGTGGAGTCTGTTCTTCGCATGAACCCTGGGCACGAACCCAACAGCTATGCCCGTAACTCTACACATCAG AGGAACGTGTTGTTCAAAACGATGCCAATCGTGAAGGAAAGAGTGAGCGCCTTATACAGAAAAGCCATATTCCCGAAGTACTTTGCACTGGCGGACTTGGGCTGCGCTTCGGGACCGAACTCTCTACTTGCCATCTCCTGGATCATTGAAGCCATATCGGGATTGTGCAGCCAAACGGGGCGTTCGCTGCCCGAGGTTCTTGTGTTCCTGAACGACCTTCCAGGGAACGACTTCAAAACTGTCCTCTCATCTCTTCCCAGTTTCTATGAGAATCTGAAGGAGAAGAACAGAGTTGAAATTAACTGCTACGTATCTGCGATGCCTGGTTCTTTCTATGGCCGGCTATTTCCGAGCAGAAGCTTGCATTTCGTTCACTCTTCTTACAGTGTGCATTGGCTTTCGCAG GTCCCAGAGCTCCCAGAGCAGAACAAAGGGAGCATTTACATGGCAAGCACGAGCCCTTCGAGCGTCTTCCAAGCATACATAAAGCAGTTCCAAAAGGATTTTACGAACCTCCTGAGCTCCCGCGCAGAGGAAATTGTCCCCGGCGGCGAAATGGTCCTGATTCTCATCGGCAGAAGCATTCCTGATCCCACCAGCAAAGACTGCTGCCTCCTCTTCTGGTGGCTCTCCAGGTCCCTTGTTGAAATGGCTGACCAG GGACTAGTCGAAGCTGCTGATATAGATTCATTCAACCTGCCATTCTACACGCCCTACAAACATGAAGTAAGAGATGTGGTAGAGGAAGAAGGATCCTTCACCATCAATCACCTCGAAACCTTTGTAGTGAATTGGGATCCTTTCTGCCATGAAGACGACGAGAGCTATGTGTTTGACAAGTTGAAGAGTGGGCGGAACGTGGCTGACTGTATAAGATCGGTCACAGAACCGATACTGAGAAGTCACTTTGGAGAAGGACTGATGATGGACGATTTATTTGAGAGGCATGCGAGGCTCGTGGGTGAGCATCTATCAGTGGAGAAGACCAAGCACTTCAACATAGCCGTTTCCATGACAAGGAAATGA
- the LOC116189447 gene encoding salicylate carboxymethyltransferase-like isoform X3 codes for MNMESVLRMNPGHEPNSYARNSTHQRNVMFKAMPIVKERVRALYRKALFPNHFAVAGLGCASGSNSLLAISWIIEAISGLCSQTGRSLPEVLVFLKDLPGNDFNSVFSSLPSFYENLKEKNRVESNCYVSAMPGSFYGRLFPSRSLHFVHSSYSVHWLSQVPELPEQNKGSIYMASTSPSSVFQAYMKQFQKDLTNLLSSRAEEIIPGGEMVLILIGRSIPDPTSEDCCLLLWWLSRSLVEMADGGLVEAADIDSFNLPVYMPYKQEVTDVVEGEGSFTINRLETFEVNWDPFYHEDEDDENCTFDKFKSGQNVADCIRSVTEPILRSHFGDGLVMENVFKRYVRLVGEHLEVEKTKGM; via the exons ATGAACATGGAGTCTGTTCTTCGCATGAACCCTGGGCACGAACCCAACAGCTATGCCCGTAACTCCACACATCAG AGGAACGTGATGTTCAAAGCTATGCCAATCGTGAAGGAAAGAGTGAGAGCCTTATACAGAAAAGCCTTATTCCCAAATCACTTTGCAGTGGCGGGCTTGGGCTGCGCTTCGGGATCGAACTCTCTACTTGCCATCTCCTGGATCATTGAAGCCATATCGGGATTGTGCAGCCAAACGGGGCGCTCGCTGCCCGAGGTTCTTGTGTTCCTGAAGGACCTTCCTGGGAATGACTTCAACTCTGTCTTCTCATCTCTTCCCAGTTTCTATGAGAATCTGAAGGAGAAGAACAGAGTTGAAAGTAACTGCTACGTATCTGCGATGCCTGGTTCTTTCTACGGCCGGCTATTTCCGAGCAGAAGCTTGCATTTCGTTCACTCTTCTTACAGCGTGCATTGGCTTTCGCAG GTCCCAGAGCTCCCAGAACAGAACAAAGGGAGCATTTACATGGCAAGCACGAGCCCGTCGAGCGTCTTCCAAGCATACATGAAGCAGTTTCAAAAGGATTTGACGAACCTCCTGAGCTCCCGGGCAGAGGAAATCATCCCCGGGGGCGAAATGGTCCTGATTCTCATCGGCAGAAGCATTCCTGATCCCACCAGCGAAGACTGCTGCCTCCTCCTCTGGTGGCTCTCCAGGTCCCTTGTTGAAATGGCTGACGGG GGACTAGTTGAAGCTGCTGATATAGATTCATTCAACCTGCCGGTCTACATGCCCTACAAACAAGAGGTGACAGATGTGGTAGAGGGAGAGGGATCCTTCACCATCAATCGCCTTGAAACATTTGAGGTGAATTGGGACCCTTTCTAccatgaagatgaagatgatgagaaCTGCACGTTTGACAAGTTTAAGAGCGGGCAAAACGTGGCCGACTGTATAAGATCTGTCACAGAACCCATCCTGAGAAGTCACTTTGGAGACGGATTGGTGATGGAAAACGTATTCAAGAGGTATGTAAGGCTCGTCGGTGAGCATTTAGAGGTGGAGAAGACCAA AGGAATGTGA
- the LOC116189447 gene encoding salicylate carboxymethyltransferase-like isoform X1: protein MNMESVLRMNPGHEPNSYARNSTHQRNVMFKAMPIVKERVRALYRKALFPNHFAVAGLGCASGSNSLLAISWIIEAISGLCSQTGRSLPEVLVFLKDLPGNDFNSVFSSLPSFYENLKEKNRVESNCYVSAMPGSFYGRLFPSRSLHFVHSSYSVHWLSQVPELPEQNKGSIYMASTSPSSVFQAYMKQFQKDLTNLLSSRAEEIIPGGEMVLILIGRSIPDPTSEDCCLLLWWLSRSLVEMADGGLVEAADIDSFNLPVYMPYKQEVTDVVEGEGSFTINRLETFEVNWDPFYHEDEDDENCTFDKFKSGQNVADCIRSVTEPILRSHFGDGLVMENVFKRYVRLVGEHLEVEKTKYVEINFKHMRLYIYIYVCILKNFLTYVDNLEIYIYIYIYVVTSKSRIFHFCQVRKAEASTKKKDKIRRRKEFLLLGDIYGFCLYVPLVTL, encoded by the exons ATGAACATGGAGTCTGTTCTTCGCATGAACCCTGGGCACGAACCCAACAGCTATGCCCGTAACTCCACACATCAG AGGAACGTGATGTTCAAAGCTATGCCAATCGTGAAGGAAAGAGTGAGAGCCTTATACAGAAAAGCCTTATTCCCAAATCACTTTGCAGTGGCGGGCTTGGGCTGCGCTTCGGGATCGAACTCTCTACTTGCCATCTCCTGGATCATTGAAGCCATATCGGGATTGTGCAGCCAAACGGGGCGCTCGCTGCCCGAGGTTCTTGTGTTCCTGAAGGACCTTCCTGGGAATGACTTCAACTCTGTCTTCTCATCTCTTCCCAGTTTCTATGAGAATCTGAAGGAGAAGAACAGAGTTGAAAGTAACTGCTACGTATCTGCGATGCCTGGTTCTTTCTACGGCCGGCTATTTCCGAGCAGAAGCTTGCATTTCGTTCACTCTTCTTACAGCGTGCATTGGCTTTCGCAG GTCCCAGAGCTCCCAGAACAGAACAAAGGGAGCATTTACATGGCAAGCACGAGCCCGTCGAGCGTCTTCCAAGCATACATGAAGCAGTTTCAAAAGGATTTGACGAACCTCCTGAGCTCCCGGGCAGAGGAAATCATCCCCGGGGGCGAAATGGTCCTGATTCTCATCGGCAGAAGCATTCCTGATCCCACCAGCGAAGACTGCTGCCTCCTCCTCTGGTGGCTCTCCAGGTCCCTTGTTGAAATGGCTGACGGG GGACTAGTTGAAGCTGCTGATATAGATTCATTCAACCTGCCGGTCTACATGCCCTACAAACAAGAGGTGACAGATGTGGTAGAGGGAGAGGGATCCTTCACCATCAATCGCCTTGAAACATTTGAGGTGAATTGGGACCCTTTCTAccatgaagatgaagatgatgagaaCTGCACGTTTGACAAGTTTAAGAGCGGGCAAAACGTGGCCGACTGTATAAGATCTGTCACAGAACCCATCCTGAGAAGTCACTTTGGAGACGGATTGGTGATGGAAAACGTATTCAAGAGGTATGTAAGGCTCGTCGGTGAGCATTTAGAGGTGGAGAAGACCAAGTACGtagaaataaattttaaacacatgcgcttatatatatatatatatgtatgtatattgaAGAATTTTTTAACGTACGTAGATAatttggaaatatatatatatatatatatatatgtagtaaCTAGTAAGTCAcgtatttttcatttttgtcaaGTGAGAAAAGCAGAAgcatcaaccaaaaaaaaggacaaaataagaagaagaaaagagtttTTACTGTTAGGCGATATTTATGGGTTTTGTTTGTATGTCCCCTTAGTTactctttaa
- the LOC116189447 gene encoding benzoate carboxyl methyltransferase-like isoform X4 produces MNMESVLRMNPGHEPNSYARNSTHQRNVMFKAMPIVKERVRALYRKALFPNHFAVAGLGCASGSNSLLAISWIIEAISGLCSQTGRSLPEVLVFLKDLPGNDFNSVFSSLPSFYENLKEKNRVESNCYVSAMPGSFYGRLFPSRSLHFVHSSYSVHWLSQVPELPEQNKGSIYMASTSPSSVFQAYMKQFQKDLTNLLSSRAEEIIPGGEMVLILIGRSIPDPTSEDCCLLLWWLSRSLVEMADGGLVEAADIDSFNLPVYMPYKQEVTDVVEGEGSFTINRLETFEVNWDPFYHEDEDDENCTFDKFKSGQNVADCIRSVTEPILRSHFGDGLVMENVFKRGM; encoded by the exons ATGAACATGGAGTCTGTTCTTCGCATGAACCCTGGGCACGAACCCAACAGCTATGCCCGTAACTCCACACATCAG AGGAACGTGATGTTCAAAGCTATGCCAATCGTGAAGGAAAGAGTGAGAGCCTTATACAGAAAAGCCTTATTCCCAAATCACTTTGCAGTGGCGGGCTTGGGCTGCGCTTCGGGATCGAACTCTCTACTTGCCATCTCCTGGATCATTGAAGCCATATCGGGATTGTGCAGCCAAACGGGGCGCTCGCTGCCCGAGGTTCTTGTGTTCCTGAAGGACCTTCCTGGGAATGACTTCAACTCTGTCTTCTCATCTCTTCCCAGTTTCTATGAGAATCTGAAGGAGAAGAACAGAGTTGAAAGTAACTGCTACGTATCTGCGATGCCTGGTTCTTTCTACGGCCGGCTATTTCCGAGCAGAAGCTTGCATTTCGTTCACTCTTCTTACAGCGTGCATTGGCTTTCGCAG GTCCCAGAGCTCCCAGAACAGAACAAAGGGAGCATTTACATGGCAAGCACGAGCCCGTCGAGCGTCTTCCAAGCATACATGAAGCAGTTTCAAAAGGATTTGACGAACCTCCTGAGCTCCCGGGCAGAGGAAATCATCCCCGGGGGCGAAATGGTCCTGATTCTCATCGGCAGAAGCATTCCTGATCCCACCAGCGAAGACTGCTGCCTCCTCCTCTGGTGGCTCTCCAGGTCCCTTGTTGAAATGGCTGACGGG GGACTAGTTGAAGCTGCTGATATAGATTCATTCAACCTGCCGGTCTACATGCCCTACAAACAAGAGGTGACAGATGTGGTAGAGGGAGAGGGATCCTTCACCATCAATCGCCTTGAAACATTTGAGGTGAATTGGGACCCTTTCTAccatgaagatgaagatgatgagaaCTGCACGTTTGACAAGTTTAAGAGCGGGCAAAACGTGGCCGACTGTATAAGATCTGTCACAGAACCCATCCTGAGAAGTCACTTTGGAGACGGATTGGTGATGGAAAACGTATTCAAGAG AGGAATGTGA
- the LOC116189447 gene encoding salicylate carboxymethyltransferase-like isoform X2 encodes MKVESVLQMIHAHEPNSYARNSALPRNVMLKAMPLVKERVRALYRKALFDNYFAVADLGCSSGPNSVLAISGVIEAIMGLCSQKGHSPPEVLVFLNDLPGNDFNSVFTSLPGFYEKLKEKNKVNSTNCFISAMPGSFYARLFPSRSLHFVHSSYSVHWLSQVPELPEQNKGSIYMASTSPLSIFQAYLKQFQRDFTSLLSSRAEEIVPGGEMVLTLMGRSIPDPTSKDCCLFWWWLSRSLVEMADEGLVKDTDIDSFNLPFYTPYMEEVRDVVEAEGSFTINHLETFEMNWDPFYHEDDESCTFDRSKSGRIVANNIRSVTESMLRSHFGDGLVMDNVFERYARLVGEHLDVEKTKHFSITISMTRK; translated from the exons ATGAAGGTGGAGTCTGTACTCCAAATGATCCATGCACATGAGCCCAACAGCTATGCCCGTAACTCTGCCCTTCCG AGGAATGTGATGTTAAAAGCAATGCCGCTCGTCAAGGAACGGGTGAGAGCATTATATAGAAAAGCCTTATTCGATAACTACTTCGCGGTGGCAGACTTGGGCTGCTCTTCGGGACCCAACTCCGTACTTGCCATCTCTGGGGTGATTGAAGCCATAATGGGATTGTGCAGCCAAAAGGGGCATTCCCCGCCTGAGGTTCTCGTGTTCCTGAATGACCTTCCGGGGAACGACTTCAACTCTGTGTTCACGTCTCTTCCCGGTTTCTATGAGAAGTTGAAGGAGAAGAACAAGGTTAACAGTACTAACTGCTTCATATCTGCTATGCCCGGTTCTTTCTACGCCCGGCTATTCCCAAGCAGAAGCTTGCATTTTGTTCACTCTTCTTACAGTGTTCATTGGCTCTCTCAG GTCCCGGAGCTCCCAGAACAGAACAAAGGGAGCATTTACATGGCAAGCACGAGCCCTCTGAGCATCTTCCAAGCATACCTGAAGCAGTTTCAAAGGGATTTCACGAGCCTCCTGAGCTCCCGAGCAGAGGAAATCGTCCCCGGGGGCGAAATGGTCCTGACTCTCATGGGCAGAAGCATTCCTGATCCCACCAGCAAAGATTGCTGCCTCTTCTGGTGGTGGCTCTCTAGGTCGCTTGTCGAAATGGCTGACGAG GGACTGGTCAAAGATACTGACATAGATTCATTCAACCTGCCGTTCTACACGCCTTATATGGAAGAGGTAAGGGACGTGGTAGAAGCAGAGGGGTCCTTCACCATCAATCACCTTGAAACCTTTGAGATGAATTGGGACCCTTTCTACCACGAAGACGACGAGAGCTGCACGTTTGACAGGTCAAAGAGCGGGCGGATTGTTGCCAATAATATAAGATCTGTCACAGAGTCTATGCTAAGAAGTCATTTTGGGGACGGACTAGTGATGGACAATGTATTCGAGAGGTATGCGAGGCTCGTCGGTGAGCATTTAGACGTGGAGAAGACGAAGCACTTCAGCATAACCATTTCCATGACAAGGAAATGA